One genomic segment of Ipomoea triloba cultivar NCNSP0323 chromosome 9, ASM357664v1 includes these proteins:
- the LOC116029725 gene encoding uncharacterized protein LOC116029725, whose translation MATRVSFAYIRPNLLAKEMFWNDYKDYANGNSGPWIMMGDFNDIVDDSEQWGSSAVNMSCCTRFVNNFNDCGLLYMGTMGVRYSWFRQEGGRTKLCRKLDRVLWNLDTRAN comes from the coding sequence ATGGCTACCCGAGTCTCTTTTGCATATATTAGGCCAAATTTGTTGGCCAAAGAAATGTTCTGGAATGATTACAAAGATTACGCTAATGGTAATAGCGGCCCCTGGATTATGATGGGGGATTTTAATGATATTGTCGATGATAGTGAACAATGGGGTAGTTCTGCGGTTAATATGAGTTGTTGTACAAGATTTGTGAATAACTTCAATGATTGTGGTCTCCTTTATATGGGCACCATGGGGGTTAGGTATTCCTGGTTCAGACAAGAAGGAGGTCGGACAAAGCTTTGTAGAAAACTTGATCGGGTGCTCTGGAATCTTGATACTCGAGCTAATTGA
- the LOC116029726 gene encoding uncharacterized protein LOC116029726 produces MNHTPYRLVYGKACHFPVEIEHKVYWAIKKLNEDLTVAGKERMLQLNELEEWHLLAYETSKTYKERSKLYHDMPIKRNKEFAEGDRVLLFNSRLRLFPGKVKSRWTGPYVVMKVFPYGTLEILHPEKGRLKVNGHQIKKYYGMENLQGIVQCYRLEPWEDE; encoded by the coding sequence ATGAACCACACCCCGTATAGACTTGTTTACGGAAAGGCATGCCACTTTCCCGTCGAGATTGAGCACAAGGTATACTGGGCAATTAAAAAACTCAACGAAGACTTAACTGTGGCCGGAAAAGAAAGAATGCTCCAACTCAATGAGCTTGAAGAATGGCATTTACTTGCATATGAAACGTCGAAGACTTATAAGGAAAGATCAAAACTCTATCATGATATGCCTATCAAGAGGAACAAGGAATTTGCTGAAGGAGACCGGGTTCTACTGTTTAATTCCAGATTAAGATTATTCCCAGGTAAAGTTAAATCCAGATGGACTGGACCGTATGTAGTTATGAAAGTATTTCCCTATGGTACCTTGGAAATTCTGCATCCCGAAAAAGGCAGATTAAAAGTGAATGGTCATCAAATAAAGAAATACTATGGAATGGAGAACTTACAAGGTATAGTCCAGTGTTACAGGCTAGAGCCATGGGAAGATGAGTGA
- the LOC116029727 gene encoding uncharacterized protein LOC116029727 has protein sequence MLGEIQELHHETLSPLQTVESTLAKIMEMIQVQGESDVNAITLRSDKALPEATLPPPKTIPIEESRKEKEAPEITQDEQEEEKENGKEETMQQPSQKGKEIMNEPPPIPKARLPFPQRFCTDIDNAKYDKFLQMLRQLHIDMPFIDALGEMPRYAKFLKDLLSNKKKLAESATIVLGEECSAILHKSVPRKLKDPGSFTILCNIGGTSFNRGLADL, from the coding sequence ATGCTAGGAGAAATCCAAGAGCTCCATCATGAGACACTCTCACCGCTTCAAACTGTTGAGAGTACCCTTGCCAAAATAATGGAGATGATCCAAGTGCAAGGGGAAAGTGATGTGAATGCCATTACATTAAGAAGCGACAAAGCACTTCCTGAAGCTACCTTACCACCACCTAAAACCATTCCAATAGAAGAATCAAGGAAGGAGAAAGAAGCTCCTGAAATTACGCAAGATgaacaagaagaagagaaagagaaCGGAAAGGAAGAGACGATGCAGCAACCTTCTCAGAAAGGAAAAGAGATCATGAACGAACCTCCACCTATTCCTAAGGCACGCCTTCCATTTCCACAACGATTTTGCACCGACATTGACAATGCAAAGTATGACAAGTTTCTCCAAATGCTGCGCCAGTTGCATATTGATATGCCCTTCATTGATGCTCTTGGAGAAATGCCAAGGTATGCAAAATTTCTTAAAGACCTTTTATCCAATAAGAAGAAGTTAGCCGAATCGGCCACTATAGTGCTTGGAGAAGAATGCTCCGCTATATTACATAAGAGTGTGCCTCGGAAGTTAAAAGATCCGGGAAGTTTCACCATTCTGTGTAATATAGGAGGAACATCTTTCAATAGAGGCTTAGCTGACTTATGA